The following are encoded in a window of Scophthalmus maximus strain ysfricsl-2021 chromosome 6, ASM2237912v1, whole genome shotgun sequence genomic DNA:
- the LOC118309211 gene encoding taste receptor type 1 member 3 produces MASSSFILLVLCWEFRLSCSVKPEWFHNVSTSLFSLPGDIMLGGLFSINQLSSNLSQRWEPNNLRCESLNEFGLGLAIVMKYAVDEVNGNQILLPGIKLGYEIYDTCRQSAVIVKPTLSFLTAKSTKALSVECNYTDYETSISAVIGPWSSEMVSVIGKVLGFFLMPQISFGATSDKFSDKYLYPSFFRTVPSDKWQVYVMALLMKEFNWNWVAVVGSEEEYGQQGVQQFSKIAQRMSLCVAYQGLIPVYTDPEPAVRTIIDNILATNVRVVIVFSLAEPAMVFFKEVIRRNVTGVWIASTSWSLHTKLTSLPNIQRVGTIIGFTDMTQTLDLLTAYTQDLFIKLSEERMDTSRPAPKPENNPCPQCANLSLANISLVTNPSVQRSAFSVYAAIYTVAEALHKLLECNSTACTWGSETKIYPWELLEVLRNMSVNVNGTHLVFDSNGNPNIGYNLIEWTWEASGVEFLEVGSFNDELIINRSLFKWHTENSEVPQSTCSAACEKGQVRRVKGFHSCCFDCINCLPGTYQAKKDDIQCTKCPNGQWSLIRSTSCTEPTFDVLSWDTIVALEMTCAGVLLLLCQGSVSVVFLRHRGTPMVKASGGALSFIALLSLMAMCLSLLLFLGQPGDVVCRLQLPFISIFQTVALSIIMYISLQIFYVNEFPEIAASHLHIIRGPGMWLFVLVCCAVQAGLCGWFVQEGPTLSEHVANMKIDFVRAYLSCPVIPLIGFGVMQGFNTVMALISFMCTFMAVKPLHQYNLARDITFSSLIYCVIWVTFIPIYIGLTDKNRTIVHVSFTLASNLGLVAAYYFPKCHLLLKKPDLNKPEHFCTFLEGVPPTTAQEEPQSQSGQ; encoded by the exons ATGGCTTCATCATCTTTCATTCTGCTGGTTCTGTGCTGGGAGTTCAGACTGAGCTGCAGTGTGAAACCCGAATGGTTCCACAACGTCTCCACCAGTCTCTTCAGTCTCCCCGGAGACATTATGCTCGGAGGGCTTTTCTCCATTAACCAGCTCTCCAGCAACCTCAGCCAGAGGTGGGAGCCGAACAACCTCAGATGTGAAAG TTTAAATGAATTTGGACTGGGCCTGGCTATCGTAATGAAATATGCAGTGGACGAGGTCAACGGAAACCAAATTCTGCTCCCCGGCATCAAGTTGGGTTACGAAATCTATGACACATGCAGACAGTCTGCCGTCATCGTGAAGCCCACCCTCTCTTTCCTCACTGCAAAATCGACCAAAGCACTGTCTGTGGAGTGTAATTACACCGACTATGAGACCAGCATATCAGCCGTGATTGGTCCTTGGTCCTCAGAAATGGTGTCCGTCATTGGAAAAGTCCTGGGATTCTTTCTCATGCCACAG ATTAGCTTCGGTGCAACCAGCGACAAATTCAGTGACAAATATCTCTACCCGTCGTTCTTCCGTACGGTGCCCAGTGACAAATGGCAAGTGTATGTCATGGCACTTCTGATGAAAGAGTTTAACTGGAACTGGGTGGCAGTGGTGGGCAGTGAAGAGGAGTACGGACAACAAGGTGTGCAGCAATTCTCCAAAATAGCACAAAGgatgtctttgtgtgtggcCTATCAGGGGCTGATTCCAGTTTACACTGACCCAGAGCCAGCGGTCAGGACCATCATTGACAACATCCTAGCAACCAATGTCAGAGTGGTCATCGTCTTCTCTCTTGCGGAGCCAGCCATGGTCTTTTTTAAAGAG GTTATCAGGAGGAATGTGACCGGTGTGTGGATTGCCAGTACAAGTTGGTCGCTCCACACTAAACTGACTTCTCTCCCCAATATCCAAAGAGTCGGTACGATCATCGGATTCACGGACATGACCCAGACCCTGGATCTGCTCACTGCCTACACACAGGATCTCTTCATCAAACTGAGCGAGGAGAGGATGGACACGTCTCGTCCAGCACCAAAGCCTGAAAACAATCCCTGCCCACAGTGTGCGAACTTATCACTGGCGAATATCAGCTTAGTGACAAACCCCTCAGTGCAGCGCTCAGCTTTCAGTGTGTATGCTGCCATCTACACTGTGGCAGAGGCACTGCATAAACTGCTGGAGTGCAATTCAACTGCCTGCACATGGGGATCTGAAACCAAAATCTATCCCTGGGAG CTGTTGGAGGTTTTGAGGAATATGTCTGTAAACGTAAACGGCACACATTTGGTGTTCGACAGTAATGGCAACCCAAACATAGGATACAATCTGATCGAGTGGACCTGGGAGGCCTCGGGGGTAGAATTTTTAGAAGTTGGAAGCTTTAATGATGAACTGATCATCAACAGGTCCCTCTTTAAATGGCACACTGAAAACTCAGAG GTTCCTCAGTCCACCTGCTCAGCGGCATGTGAGAAAGGTCAGGTCCGCAGAGTCAAAGGCTTCCACTCCTGCTGTTTTGATTGTATCAACTGTTTGCCAGGCACTTACCAGGCAAAGAAGG ATGACATCCAGTGTACTAAGTGCCCTAACGGTCAATGGTCCCTGATCCGCAGCACGAGTTGCACAGAACCCACCTTCGATGTGTTGTCCTGGGACACAATTGTAGCTCTGGAAATGACGTGCGCTGGggtgctgttgctgctgtgtcaGGGGTCAGTCAGTGTCGTGTTCCTGCGGCACCGGGGGACCCCGATGGTAAAGGCCTCGGGTGGGGCCCTGAGTTTCATTGCTCTTCTCAGCCTGATGGCAATGTGTCTCAGTCTGCTGCTCTTCCTGGGACAGCCAGGGGACGTGGTGTGTCGTCTTCAGCTGCCCTTCATCTCCATTTTCCAAACAGTCGCCCTCTCCATTATCATGTACATCTCACTACAG atCTTCTACGTGAATGAGTTCCCGGAGATAGCTGCATCTCACCTGCACATTATCAGAGGCCCTGGGATGTGGTTGTTTGTGCTGgtctgctgtgctgtgcaggCTGGTCTCTGCGGCTGGTTTGTTCAGGAAGGGCCCACGCTGTCTGAACATGTggcaaatatgaaaatagaCTTTGTTAGGGCCTATCTGTCATGTCCAGTGATACCTTTGATTGGATTTGGCGTGATGCAAGGTTTCAATACTGTGATGGCCCTGATTTCGTTCATGTGCACCTTCATGGCAGTGAAGCCTCTTCATCAGTACAACCTTGCCAGGGACATCACCTTTTCCTCCCTGATCTACTGTGTGATTTGGGTGACCTTCATTCCGATCTACATAGGCCTGACTGACAAGAATAGGACCATTGTCCATGTTTCCTTCACCCTGGCAAGCAACTTGGGACTGGTGGCAGCCTACTACTTCCCAAAATGCCACTTGCTGTTGAAGAAACCCGACCTCAACAAACCAGAGCACTTCTGTACTTTCCTGGAGGGCGTTCCACCAACAACAGCTCAGGAGGAGCCACAGTCGCAGTCAGGACAATAA